A genomic window from Deltaproteobacteria bacterium includes:
- the infA gene encoding translation initiation factor IF-1 — MKEDAVILKGVVEELKGHSVFSVKISGGETVLARMAGRTRRMGNRIFPGTEVEIEVSPYDLTKGRIIHVS, encoded by the coding sequence ATGAAAGAAGATGCGGTCATCTTAAAAGGGGTTGTAGAGGAACTTAAAGGTCATTCTGTTTTTAGTGTAAAAATCTCCGGGGGAGAGACGGTCCTTGCCAGGATGGCAGGGCGCACGAGAAGAATGGGTAACAGGATTTTTCCCGGAACAGAGGTTGAAATTGAGGTCAGCCCTTATGATCTTACAAAGGGCAGGATCATTCATGTTTCATAA
- a CDS encoding asparagine synthase-related protein: MRGKEATNDIYDMLYKMRHRGPDSHGVYLDGKVETGETLDDIRDFLEDAKIAMGHSRLSIVGQGKSTQPYVSCDGKLTMIHNGEIYNYQELSTLLLRNHNIKSESDSEVIIHLLEETYEGDLVDAVKKVMPLLDGMYALAVTDGERVVVTRDPVGKKPIYFIKNSNIIYFASERKALWNGKEEPVRLMPGQVIEISELGAKVSDGFNYTMPQIDIVDFKEAVDLYKTALINAVNKRLGGLNEGKLGVIFSGGVDSVLIANLLQRAGKNIICYCTGREDSGDIIAARKVAEELGLELKATIIDERTVRDIIPEIIRSVEESGLLQVEVAVPMYMAAKMAAEDGIRVMYTGQAADEIFAGYPWYNDVLKDHGYLRLHEKLWEDLNYLYSDTLEREDKLTMAHSIELRAPFLDRDVIDIGMKISPRLKIESEDDNMRKRVHRQAAVELGVPPSLGFRAKDPAQSGSGIHGIVEKIALGANEKIDEKLVEENIRRDKGSLYRYGDEEYGKSLTRSYLQSIEEEIKKKYIPPFLNVEKERKQGKKSRKQQLAFNS, from the coding sequence TTGCGCGGAAAAGAAGCAACCAATGACATCTATGATATGCTTTATAAAATGCGCCATCGCGGACCGGACAGCCATGGTGTTTATCTCGATGGAAAAGTTGAAACGGGAGAGACCCTCGATGATATCAGGGATTTTCTCGAAGATGCCAAAATTGCCATGGGGCACTCAAGGCTCAGTATTGTTGGGCAGGGCAAATCAACCCAGCCCTATGTATCCTGCGACGGGAAGCTGACCATGATTCATAATGGTGAAATTTATAATTACCAGGAACTGTCCACGCTTCTTCTCAGAAACCATAACATCAAGAGTGAAAGCGACAGTGAAGTCATTATTCACCTGCTGGAAGAGACCTATGAAGGGGACCTCGTTGACGCCGTCAAAAAAGTCATGCCTTTGCTTGATGGCATGTATGCGCTTGCCGTTACCGATGGAGAACGGGTTGTCGTTACGAGAGATCCCGTAGGGAAAAAGCCCATCTACTTTATCAAAAACAGCAACATTATTTATTTTGCTTCCGAAAGAAAGGCCCTCTGGAACGGTAAAGAGGAACCGGTGAGGCTCATGCCGGGGCAGGTAATCGAAATCAGTGAGTTGGGTGCGAAGGTAAGTGACGGTTTTAATTACACCATGCCCCAGATCGACATCGTCGATTTTAAAGAAGCTGTCGATCTCTATAAGACGGCCCTCATCAATGCGGTAAACAAACGCCTTGGTGGTCTCAATGAAGGGAAGCTGGGTGTCATTTTTTCGGGGGGCGTCGATTCGGTTCTTATTGCCAACCTTCTTCAGCGTGCCGGAAAGAACATTATCTGCTATTGTACCGGACGGGAGGATTCGGGAGATATTATTGCGGCGAGAAAGGTAGCGGAAGAACTGGGGCTGGAGTTAAAGGCGACCATCATTGATGAAAGAACGGTAAGGGATATCATTCCGGAAATCATCAGGAGTGTCGAGGAAAGCGGCCTTTTACAGGTTGAAGTAGCCGTTCCCATGTATATGGCGGCAAAGATGGCGGCAGAGGACGGTATTCGGGTCATGTATACGGGGCAGGCGGCCGATGAGATCTTTGCCGGATATCCCTGGTATAACGATGTGTTAAAGGATCATGGCTATCTGCGGCTCCATGAAAAGCTCTGGGAGGACCTGAATTATCTCTATTCCGATACGCTGGAACGTGAAGACAAGCTTACCATGGCCCATTCCATTGAGCTTCGGGCCCCCTTTCTTGACAGGGATGTTATCGACATTGGCATGAAGATTTCTCCCCGGCTGAAGATCGAAAGTGAAGACGATAACATGAGAAAACGTGTTCATCGTCAGGCAGCGGTAGAGCTTGGCGTTCCGCCCTCGCTCGGCTTCAGGGCAAAGGACCCGGCCCAGTCCGGTTCCGGTATCCACGGTATCGTCGAAAAGATTGCCCTCGGGGCAAACGAAAAGATAGACGAGAAGCTGGTAGAGGAAAATATCCGGCGTGACAAGGGGAGTCTTTACAGGTATGGCGATGAAGAGTACGGCAAGTCCCTGACCCGGTCCTACCTTCAGTCTATTGAGGAAGAGATTAAAAAGAAGTATATTCCTCCTTTCCTCAACGTGGAAAAAGAGCGAAAACAGGGCAAAAAAAGCCGCAAGCAGCAGCTTGCATTTAATAGTTAA
- the rpsU gene encoding 30S ribosomal protein S21 produces MEVRVVDNQVEKAIRQLKRKIATEGVMKDLKRKRFYMKPSVRKKLKQKEAEKRRQKAKRYRSY; encoded by the coding sequence TTGGAAGTAAGAGTTGTAGATAATCAGGTTGAAAAAGCGATTCGCCAATTGAAACGAAAAATTGCCACTGAAGGCGTGATGAAGGACCTTAAAAGAAAGCGGTTTTACATGAAGCCTTCAGTAAGAAAAAAACTGAAGCAAAAAGAGGCTGAAAAAAGAAGACAAAAGGCAAAACGATACAGATCTTACTAA
- a CDS encoding ABC transporter substrate-binding protein encodes MKHPLGHRSGVKKGIINSGAFLFLLMLLSGFFACTESKESGAGKKELIRFVTWKPNQPEVWEEAIRRFHKKYPGLRVEREIGPHSSTEYHDLLTQKLKNRDTSVDVFFMDVIWPPEFAAAGWALPLDHYFSEEERKKFIEGPILANSYGGSIYGVPFWISAGLLYYRKDLLDKYGLKPPGTWEEMVGQIKTILAAERKEKPNLKGYSAQFKQYEGLVCNMLEFIMGGGGTIMDPETGKPGIAGQEAFESLRFVRDEIVGGVAPKGILTYQEPESLDLFIQGGAVFHRNWPYAWEVSNNKEKSRIAGKVGISVLPHFEGKKSYAALGGWQFGINRYSKKPDLAWKFIEFMTSPEIEKLLAGEAAQPPTRLSLYDDEEVLKKNPHFKDFKAVFLTAYPRPQSPFYPAISNILQRYFSKALAIKDSNIKSLAKEAEAEILELSKKFGER; translated from the coding sequence ATGAAGCATCCTCTTGGTCATAGATCAGGTGTAAAAAAAGGCATTATTAACTCAGGCGCTTTTCTCTTTCTTTTGATGCTGCTTTCAGGTTTTTTTGCCTGCACTGAAAGTAAAGAGAGTGGTGCAGGGAAAAAAGAGCTTATCCGTTTTGTTACCTGGAAGCCAAACCAGCCTGAGGTCTGGGAAGAAGCGATCAGGCGTTTTCATAAAAAATACCCGGGGCTGAGGGTAGAACGCGAGATCGGCCCCCATTCGTCGACGGAATACCATGACCTGCTCACGCAAAAACTGAAAAATCGCGACACTTCAGTCGATGTCTTTTTTATGGATGTCATCTGGCCGCCCGAATTTGCCGCTGCAGGCTGGGCCTTGCCTCTCGATCACTATTTCAGTGAAGAAGAGCGAAAGAAGTTTATTGAGGGCCCTATCTTGGCCAATAGTTACGGCGGGAGTATTTATGGCGTTCCTTTCTGGATATCGGCCGGACTCCTGTATTACAGGAAGGACCTGCTTGACAAGTACGGCCTGAAACCACCCGGCACATGGGAAGAGATGGTTGGGCAGATAAAAACGATTCTCGCGGCTGAAAGGAAGGAAAAGCCGAATCTCAAGGGTTATTCGGCCCAGTTCAAGCAGTATGAAGGACTGGTTTGTAATATGCTCGAGTTCATTATGGGTGGCGGTGGAACGATTATGGACCCTGAAACAGGCAAACCGGGAATTGCCGGGCAGGAGGCTTTTGAGTCCCTGCGTTTTGTCAGGGATGAGATTGTCGGCGGCGTTGCGCCCAAGGGTATTCTTACCTATCAGGAGCCTGAATCACTTGATCTCTTTATCCAGGGGGGCGCTGTATTTCACCGCAACTGGCCTTATGCCTGGGAGGTTTCCAATAATAAGGAAAAGTCCCGCATTGCCGGCAAGGTGGGGATTTCTGTTCTCCCTCACTTTGAGGGTAAAAAGAGCTATGCCGCGCTCGGTGGATGGCAGTTCGGCATTAACCGCTATTCAAAAAAGCCGGATCTTGCCTGGAAGTTCATCGAGTTTATGACCAGCCCTGAAATAGAGAAGTTGCTTGCCGGGGAGGCCGCCCAGCCGCCGACACGTCTTTCTCTTTATGATGATGAAGAGGTTCTCAAAAAAAATCCTCATTTCAAAGATTTTAAAGCGGTTTTTTTAACAGCCTATCCCAGGCCCCAAAGTCCCTTTTATCCTGCCATCTCCAATATATTGCAGCGATATTTCAGCAAGGCCCTGGCCATTAAAGACAGCAATATCAAATCTCTTGCAAAAGAGGCAGAGGCCGAAATATTAGAACTAAGCAAGAAATTCGGAGAGAGATAA
- a CDS encoding DsbA family protein: MKHMIVMVMAVTFSMAVTAWADEAMTKAQGDAILKELKAIKNLLEKQQKNVPAQPKKPEPEVVDVKVGVEGPTLGRKDAPLTLVEFTDYECPYCKRFYDSTFAQLKKNYIDTGKLKFVSRNLPLPFHKNAKKAAQATSCAGDQGKYWEMRDVVFKNSRALGENNLSVYAENLKLDMKKFNACLDSDRHLDKIDADVKAARSASITGTPSFVLGKSVKKGQMKGEKVVGARPYSDFEAKIKAILAGGK; encoded by the coding sequence ATGAAGCATATGATTGTTATGGTAATGGCCGTTACCTTTTCCATGGCTGTAACCGCATGGGCTGACGAGGCCATGACAAAAGCGCAGGGGGATGCTATTTTGAAAGAACTCAAAGCGATCAAAAACCTTCTGGAAAAGCAGCAGAAGAATGTCCCTGCTCAGCCTAAAAAACCTGAACCGGAGGTGGTCGATGTCAAGGTCGGTGTCGAGGGCCCGACTCTCGGCAGGAAAGATGCGCCACTTACGCTGGTTGAATTCACAGACTATGAATGCCCCTATTGCAAGCGTTTCTATGATTCGACATTTGCCCAACTCAAAAAAAATTATATCGATACGGGGAAGTTGAAATTTGTTAGCCGCAATCTTCCTCTTCCTTTTCACAAGAATGCAAAAAAGGCCGCACAGGCTACCTCATGTGCCGGAGACCAGGGCAAATACTGGGAAATGAGGGATGTTGTCTTTAAAAACTCCCGTGCCCTCGGCGAGAATAACCTTTCCGTTTATGCTGAAAACCTGAAACTCGACATGAAAAAGTTCAATGCCTGTCTTGACAGTGACAGGCATCTCGACAAAATCGATGCCGATGTGAAGGCCGCCCGGTCAGCTTCAATTACGGGAACCCCCTCCTTTGTACTTGGCAAGAGTGTCAAGAAAGGGCAAATGAAGGGGGAAAAAGTGGTAGGCGCCCGTCCCTATTCAGACTTTGAAGCAAAGATTAAGGCAATACTGGCCGGGGGAAAGTAA
- a CDS encoding DNA alkylation repair protein, whose product MAEPFKNLFNKEVIKGMAAHFEKQWAEFDARAFISAATKNLDALELKERSEQITHAMMNHLPADYEKAGEIMLASLGAELEDDLSAGAIDSQGIAGWAVMPMAHYVGLRGHDHFDLSMTLLKEMTKRSSSEFGIRFFLLQSPEKTLSVLKTWTTDSNYHVRRLVSEGTRPRLPWAMRLPIFIKNPSPVIDLLEILKDDDKEYVRRSVANNLNDIAKDHPGRVASIAGQWMKGAGRERKRLIRHSCRTLVKRGLKETLKVLGYETPKIEQAAINILTAEVEFGSFLEFAFSMTSSANHDQPLIIDYIIHHQKANGNTSPKVFKWRTTSLLANETLILTKKHAIKKITTRVYYPGLHKVEVMVNGLSAREAEFELIMS is encoded by the coding sequence ATGGCTGAACCTTTTAAAAATCTATTTAACAAAGAAGTCATTAAAGGAATGGCGGCACACTTTGAAAAGCAATGGGCCGAGTTCGATGCCAGGGCCTTCATTTCTGCCGCAACGAAAAACCTGGATGCCCTTGAATTAAAGGAACGGTCCGAACAGATTACCCATGCCATGATGAACCACCTGCCTGCCGATTATGAAAAAGCCGGGGAAATTATGCTGGCAAGCCTGGGTGCTGAACTTGAAGATGATCTTTCGGCAGGGGCAATTGATTCACAGGGCATTGCAGGCTGGGCCGTTATGCCTATGGCGCACTATGTGGGACTGCGGGGGCATGATCATTTTGATTTGTCGATGACACTGCTTAAGGAGATGACCAAACGTTCTTCATCGGAATTCGGCATACGATTTTTTCTGCTCCAATCGCCGGAAAAAACCTTGTCTGTACTAAAAACCTGGACCACAGACAGCAATTACCATGTACGGCGGCTTGTATCGGAGGGAACACGGCCGCGACTGCCCTGGGCCATGAGATTGCCTATCTTTATCAAAAACCCGTCACCTGTTATCGATCTGCTTGAAATACTTAAAGATGATGACAAGGAATACGTGCGCCGTTCCGTTGCAAATAACCTGAATGATATTGCCAAAGACCACCCCGGCAGAGTGGCCAGTATTGCCGGGCAATGGATGAAAGGCGCCGGACGGGAGAGGAAACGATTGATCCGCCATAGCTGCCGGACACTGGTTAAAAGAGGGCTCAAAGAAACCTTAAAGGTTTTAGGCTATGAAACTCCAAAAATTGAGCAGGCTGCTATTAATATCTTAACAGCAGAAGTTGAGTTTGGCTCTTTCCTGGAGTTTGCTTTTTCAATGACTTCAAGCGCCAACCATGATCAGCCGTTGATTATCGATTATATCATCCATCACCAAAAGGCCAATGGCAACACGTCACCAAAGGTCTTTAAATGGCGGACGACATCGCTCCTAGCAAATGAAACACTGATTTTGACAAAAAAACATGCCATTAAGAAAATCACGACCCGTGTTTATTATCCGGGGCTGCACAAGGTGGAAGTAATGGTAAATGGACTTTCTGCGAGGGAAGCGGAGTTTGAGTTGATTATGTCTTAA